A single region of the Lysinibacillus sp. B2A1 genome encodes:
- a CDS encoding histidine kinase, with amino-acid sequence MKISIVEISQDLEEEIVIRCHKADEEIDDIINKLKKENLILLGYQNDHIHRIKLSDIYYFEAVEGKVFIYCRDNVFEVKQKLYELEELCKGKNCFRASKSTILNITKISSVYPTISGRFEAVLDNGERAVISRQYVPVLKNMLGL; translated from the coding sequence ATGAAAATTTCAATAGTAGAAATTAGCCAAGATTTAGAGGAAGAGATTGTTATTAGGTGTCATAAGGCTGATGAGGAGATAGATGACATCATAAATAAGCTGAAAAAGGAAAACCTTATTTTACTCGGATATCAAAATGATCATATTCACCGCATTAAGCTTAGTGATATCTATTATTTCGAGGCAGTTGAGGGTAAAGTTTTTATTTACTGCAGAGACAACGTTTTTGAGGTAAAACAAAAACTATACGAGCTAGAGGAATTATGCAAAGGAAAAAACTGCTTTCGCGCATCGAAATCAACCATTTTGAACATCACGAAAATTTCATCTGTTTATCCAACGATAAGTGGTCGATTCGAAGCGGTGCTAGATAACGGAGAACGTGCTGTTATATCAAGACAGTATGTGCCTGTCCTTAAAAATATGCTTGGTTTGTAA
- the lsa gene encoding Lsa family ABC-F type ribosomal protection protein — protein sequence MSMIQVQNLTFSYPSSFDNIFENVSFQIDTDWKLGFIGRNGRGKTTFFNLLLGNYEYSGKINSSVEFNYFPYPVSDKNKYTHEIMEEICPQAEDWEILREISYLDVDAEAMYRPFRTLSNGEQTKVLLAALFLTEGQFLLIDEPTNHLDTEARKMVSEYLRKKKGFILISHDRNFLDGCVDHILSINRANIEVQSGNYSSWKLNFDRQQEHEEATNERLQKDIGRLKQSSKRTSGWSNQVEASKNGTTNSGSKLDKGFVGHKAAKMMKRAKNLESRQQKAIEEKSKLLKNVEKTESLKLESLAFHSNELIVLADVSVQYDNQIVNKPISFKLEQGDRIVLDGKNGSGKSSILKLIQGEPIQHTGSMYTGSGLIISYVQQDTSHLKGLLSDFIEEHGIDETLFKSILRKMDFDRIQFEKDISYYSGGQKKKLLIAKSLCEKAHIYIWDEPLNFIDIYSRMQIEELIQRFNPTMVFVEHDQAFQQTVATKTITM from the coding sequence ATGTCAATGATACAAGTTCAAAATTTAACTTTTTCTTATCCAAGCAGCTTTGACAATATTTTTGAAAATGTAAGCTTTCAAATAGATACGGATTGGAAACTTGGATTTATCGGTAGAAATGGACGAGGAAAAACAACATTCTTTAATTTATTATTAGGGAATTATGAGTATAGTGGAAAAATCAATTCTTCGGTAGAATTTAATTATTTCCCTTATCCAGTTTCGGATAAAAACAAGTATACTCATGAAATTATGGAAGAAATTTGTCCCCAGGCAGAAGATTGGGAAATTCTTCGTGAAATATCCTATTTAGACGTTGATGCCGAGGCTATGTATCGACCTTTTAGAACATTGTCAAATGGAGAACAAACGAAGGTGTTGCTAGCTGCACTTTTTTTGACGGAGGGTCAATTTCTATTAATTGATGAGCCAACCAACCATCTAGACACGGAAGCACGAAAGATGGTCTCTGAATATTTAAGGAAGAAAAAAGGGTTTATTTTAATTTCACATGACCGAAACTTTTTAGATGGCTGTGTTGACCATATCTTATCTATAAATAGGGCAAATATTGAAGTTCAAAGTGGTAACTATTCTTCTTGGAAGTTGAATTTTGATCGACAGCAAGAACATGAAGAGGCGACTAATGAGCGTCTACAAAAAGACATAGGGAGATTAAAACAGTCTTCAAAGCGTACATCAGGTTGGTCTAATCAAGTGGAAGCTTCCAAAAATGGAACAACGAATTCTGGCTCTAAGTTAGACAAAGGTTTTGTAGGACATAAAGCAGCGAAGATGATGAAGAGGGCAAAAAATCTTGAATCCAGGCAACAAAAAGCTATTGAGGAAAAGTCAAAATTACTAAAAAATGTGGAAAAAACCGAGTCATTAAAATTAGAATCATTGGCGTTTCATTCAAATGAATTGATTGTTTTGGCCGATGTGTCTGTTCAATATGATAATCAAATAGTGAATAAGCCAATTAGCTTTAAACTTGAGCAAGGTGACCGAATTGTACTTGATGGAAAGAATGGAAGCGGAAAAAGTAGTATTCTCAAACTCATTCAAGGTGAGCCGATACAGCATACAGGCTCCATGTATACAGGTTCAGGTCTCATTATATCCTATGTCCAACAAGATACTTCTCATTTGAAGGGACTGTTATCGGACTTTATCGAAGAGCATGGGATTGATGAAACGTTATTTAAATCTATCCTCCGTAAGATGGACTTTGACCGAATTCAATTTGAAAAAGATATTTCTTATTATTCGGGTGGACAAAAGAAAAAGCTCCTTATCGCCAAAAGTTTATGTGAAAAAGCGCATATCTATATTTGGGATGAACCGTTAAATTTTATTGATATTTATTCTCGCATGCAGATTGAAGAGCTTATTCAAAGATTTAATCCCACAATGGTTTTTGTTGAACATGATCAGGCATTTCAACAAACTGTTGCAACAAAAACTATAACTATGTAG
- a CDS encoding methyl-accepting chemotaxis protein has translation MSLNKKILVNSFTLITVSIALIAIVIISMIRIQSSNQDILPKIINIQVIESELKNTQNELSSYATAIGVAQPQSVTDKQIESLKKLEGTIGDKLAIIKPLLHNKESEKTFANLQGKVKAFLTAANQAVTDKNATNVRTQEARIAGILNDVHVLGLYANEHYQDIQKDLAQQITFVITISLTGIILLVLFGSVFTVLIIRNITKPLRKLAHNANEIASGNLMVEPIHYKTNDEIGVLNRSFNTMTNQLKQLLDAIHNVSGHIDTFTNDLERENKLFAEISEHVASATEKISSDSLSVSNSLHHTVQLVETMDTDFNQNVHRSTVSVDHGNLAVGAIDKGKEVISSQQQMIEENINTVKVIHDVANTFMEHTARIEEMAGVVADISAQTNLLALNASIEAARAGEHGKGFAVVAEEVRNLSEATSKSTEKIFGIVGAIQAGVQNMSDSVRLGVEIADKQKTSMYETTSAFESIETEVRSIMNELQEVARGMKHSKGLGEKVLEHVGNVNHMLEENVAGTEEITASTNEQTYAIQVVVEKITALRQLSDDLNNRVKQFKIL, from the coding sequence ATGTCATTAAATAAAAAAATATTAGTAAACTCATTTACACTCATCACAGTTTCGATTGCCCTTATTGCTATTGTCATAATATCGATGATACGCATTCAATCATCGAACCAAGATATTTTACCGAAAATCATCAATATTCAAGTGATTGAATCCGAGTTGAAAAATACACAAAATGAGCTAAGCAGCTATGCAACGGCCATAGGTGTCGCTCAACCACAGAGTGTGACAGATAAACAAATAGAATCATTGAAGAAATTAGAAGGTACAATTGGCGATAAACTAGCAATTATAAAACCTTTATTACATAATAAGGAAAGTGAAAAAACCTTTGCTAATTTGCAAGGAAAAGTGAAAGCCTTCTTAACTGCAGCCAACCAGGCGGTAACCGATAAAAATGCAACAAATGTACGTACACAAGAAGCACGTATTGCAGGCATTTTAAATGATGTACATGTATTAGGCTTGTATGCTAATGAACATTACCAAGATATACAAAAAGATTTAGCACAGCAAATTACCTTTGTTATTACAATATCTTTAACAGGAATTATTCTGTTAGTTTTATTTGGTAGCGTCTTTACAGTGTTAATTATTAGAAATATTACAAAACCACTACGTAAACTGGCCCATAATGCCAATGAAATTGCGTCTGGAAATCTTATGGTTGAGCCTATTCATTATAAAACAAATGATGAAATTGGTGTGTTAAATCGTTCATTTAATACAATGACGAATCAATTAAAGCAATTATTAGATGCGATTCATAACGTGAGTGGACACATAGATACATTTACGAATGATTTAGAGCGTGAAAACAAATTATTTGCTGAAATCAGTGAACATGTGGCAAGCGCTACAGAAAAAATTTCGAGTGATTCCCTATCCGTTTCAAATTCACTCCATCATACCGTGCAGCTTGTCGAAACGATGGATACCGATTTCAACCAAAACGTACATCGCTCAACGGTTTCTGTTGATCATGGCAATCTGGCTGTTGGTGCAATTGATAAAGGAAAAGAGGTCATTTCCTCTCAACAACAAATGATTGAAGAAAATATTAACACGGTCAAAGTCATTCACGATGTGGCAAATACCTTTATGGAGCATACGGCTCGTATCGAAGAAATGGCGGGGGTTGTTGCAGATATTTCAGCGCAAACAAATTTACTGGCGCTCAACGCCTCTATTGAAGCAGCTCGCGCAGGAGAACATGGCAAAGGTTTTGCAGTCGTAGCAGAAGAAGTACGTAATTTATCCGAAGCTACAAGTAAATCTACAGAGAAAATTTTCGGAATTGTTGGTGCTATCCAAGCAGGCGTGCAAAATATGTCTGATTCAGTACGACTAGGTGTTGAAATTGCAGATAAACAAAAAACCTCCATGTATGAAACGACATCAGCATTTGAAAGTATTGAAACGGAAGTTCGTAGTATCATGAATGAACTTCAAGAAGTAGCACGAGGCATGAAACATTCGAAAGGATTAGGTGAGAAAGTCCTTGAACATGTAGGAAATGTAAATCACATGCTAGAAGAAAATGTGGCAGGTACAGAAGAGATAACTGCTTCTACAAATGAACAAACATATGCTATTCAAGTAGTTGTCGAGAAAATTACTGCATTACGTCAGCTATCAGATGACTTAAATAATAGAGTGAAACAGTTTAAAATACTCTAA
- a CDS encoding GNAT family N-acetyltransferase — protein MEKYELVSDYRNNESLKESFNALAMKTFKIDFRGWYNKGYWNDTYIPYSLVDGGRIISNASINKMSIIINGKKYKGIQIGTVMTDENYRNQGLAKQLMQHILKEHENTCDFMYLFANDTVLDFYPNFGFTRLNESEFSLDLAKSPIQMKLGAKVKQLTIENDLALLEKFAENRHVNSVILDVEHNESLIMFYLTVVFQEAIFYVEDLETIVLMEKEEGTLHIFDIISLNAQNVEAVLASVVKETTKKMVFYFTPDFTIEGMTATITPNDDDALFILMKKPLLKGNFMFPLTSHC, from the coding sequence ATGGAAAAATATGAATTAGTAAGTGATTATCGAAATAATGAAAGCTTGAAGGAGAGTTTTAATGCCTTAGCAATGAAAACCTTCAAAATAGATTTTCGAGGCTGGTATAATAAAGGATATTGGAACGACACATATATACCATATTCACTTGTTGATGGAGGCAGGATTATCTCAAATGCTTCAATTAATAAAATGTCAATAATTATTAATGGTAAAAAGTATAAAGGTATTCAGATTGGTACAGTAATGACAGATGAAAATTATCGCAATCAAGGCTTGGCGAAGCAATTAATGCAGCATATTCTCAAAGAACATGAAAATACCTGTGATTTTATGTATCTTTTTGCGAATGATACTGTATTGGATTTCTATCCGAATTTTGGCTTTACACGTCTAAATGAAAGTGAGTTTAGCTTAGACCTAGCAAAAAGCCCCATTCAAATGAAATTGGGAGCAAAAGTTAAACAGCTTACTATTGAAAATGATCTTGCATTACTTGAAAAATTTGCGGAAAATCGTCATGTAAACTCAGTGATTTTAGATGTTGAGCATAATGAAAGTTTAATAATGTTTTATCTCACAGTAGTATTTCAGGAAGCCATTTTCTATGTGGAAGATTTAGAAACCATTGTGCTAATGGAGAAAGAGGAAGGTACGCTGCATATTTTCGATATCATTTCGTTAAATGCTCAAAATGTGGAGGCTGTATTAGCAAGTGTTGTAAAGGAAACAACGAAAAAAATGGTATTTTATTTCACACCTGATTTCACAATCGAGGGCATGACAGCAACCATTACGCCAAATGATGATGATGCGTTATTCATTTTAATGAAAAAACCATTGTTAAAGGGTAACTTTATGTTTCCCTTAACATCGCATTGTTAA
- a CDS encoding LysR family transcriptional regulator yields MEIRQLKTFWTLASTRSFSRTAEVLNYVPSTITMQIKALEEELGVKLLDRLGKSVVLTDAGHQLLPYANKILNDIEEARYVSSQSGELTGTVTIGADEVLCTYRLPALLRVFRERYPHVRLLFRPLSSHNLKQSLREGNVDVVFMLDEPIVSADLHTELLMDEPFLMVVSPNHPLAACSTLSIEDFNREHILLSEKGCSYRTFFYRTLLRKGADSLNELEFNSVEAIKQCAMVGLGIALLPEMSLKGELERGELITLPWDLSEIRFATQMLWHQEKWISPSIKVFIELARSVLK; encoded by the coding sequence TTGGAAATTCGCCAACTTAAAACATTTTGGACGCTTGCTTCTACGCGTAGTTTTAGCCGTACTGCTGAAGTATTGAACTATGTTCCGTCTACTATAACAATGCAAATCAAGGCTTTAGAGGAAGAATTGGGAGTAAAGCTATTGGATCGCTTGGGCAAGAGTGTTGTTTTAACAGATGCAGGCCATCAGTTGCTGCCCTATGCCAATAAAATTTTAAATGATATAGAGGAGGCTCGGTATGTTTCAAGTCAGAGCGGAGAATTAACTGGTACAGTTACAATTGGTGCAGACGAAGTGCTCTGTACATATCGTCTACCCGCATTACTCCGGGTTTTTCGCGAACGATATCCGCACGTACGTCTTTTGTTTAGACCTTTGTCTAGTCACAATTTGAAACAGAGTCTGAGAGAAGGGAATGTTGATGTGGTCTTTATGCTGGATGAACCTATCGTATCTGCGGATCTACATACTGAGCTTTTAATGGATGAACCTTTTCTTATGGTAGTTTCCCCCAATCATCCATTAGCTGCATGCTCTACATTAAGTATTGAAGATTTTAACAGAGAGCATATTCTATTAAGTGAAAAGGGTTGTTCTTACAGAACTTTCTTCTATCGCACATTATTGAGAAAAGGAGCAGACAGCTTGAACGAACTAGAGTTTAATAGTGTAGAGGCTATTAAACAATGCGCAATGGTTGGACTAGGTATTGCCTTACTTCCTGAAATGTCGCTCAAGGGAGAGTTAGAGCGGGGAGAACTAATCACTTTACCTTGGGATTTATCTGAAATACGATTTGCTACTCAAATGCTGTGGCATCAAGAAAAATGGATTTCACCATCAATCAAGGTATTTATCGAATTGGCAAGAAGTGTATTAAAATAG
- a CDS encoding transcriptional regulator, giving the protein MKYSKATNYALHTMLFLAKETPNKPMGVQQLAEMQNVSPTYLSKILTKLVKEGMINSVSGANGGYTLRHNWEDISFLDIIHAIEGKSSLFDCCLYNDPKCVIKEVMLSAEEKLENELRNRKISDFVKK; this is encoded by the coding sequence ATGAAATATTCTAAAGCTACAAATTACGCACTACACACAATGCTTTTTCTTGCAAAGGAAACACCAAATAAACCAATGGGTGTCCAACAATTAGCTGAGATGCAAAATGTTTCTCCCACATATTTGTCTAAAATCCTCACCAAGTTAGTCAAAGAGGGTATGATTAACTCTGTATCGGGTGCTAACGGTGGATATACACTTCGTCACAATTGGGAAGATATTTCATTTTTAGATATTATACATGCAATTGAAGGCAAATCTTCATTGTTTGATTGTTGTTTATATAACGATCCTAAGTGTGTCATAAAAGAAGTAATGCTATCTGCAGAAGAAAAACTGGAGAATGAGTTAAGAAACAGAAAAATATCGGATTTTGTGAAAAAATAG
- a CDS encoding NAD(P)/FAD-dependent oxidoreductase has protein sequence MKLFDCAVIGAGGAGLNASLILGRSRKKVVLFDNGTNRNRVTQESHGFLTRDGIKPAEFKEIALKDVKKYPSVLFYQNTVMNITKQSNGLFKIETLEDVEYVAERIILATGVQEVFPSIPDIKNYYGKSLFSCPTCDGWELRDKPLIIISEDEEQTLFKGKLLYNWSKDLVIATNGHEVSAPTLNELQRKDITVITEPIQSLYGEDGYLNKVVFSSGVEIKRVGGFIVPNFVRPNQFAEQLGCQFNENGSIVTDEAGRTSQENIYAAGETAKLGQSSLIVAAAEGYKTAMAVVFDSTI, from the coding sequence ATGAAATTATTTGATTGTGCAGTTATAGGTGCAGGTGGCGCTGGTTTAAACGCAAGTTTGATTTTAGGGAGGTCCCGCAAAAAAGTCGTTTTATTTGATAATGGAACAAATCGAAATCGTGTGACGCAGGAATCACATGGATTTCTTACACGTGATGGCATTAAACCAGCAGAGTTTAAAGAAATAGCTTTGAAAGATGTGAAAAAATACCCTTCAGTTCTTTTTTATCAAAACACAGTTATGAATATAACAAAACAATCAAACGGATTATTTAAAATTGAGACGTTAGAAGATGTAGAGTATGTTGCTGAGAGAATAATATTGGCAACGGGTGTTCAAGAGGTATTTCCATCGATACCTGATATTAAAAATTATTATGGAAAAAGTCTATTCAGCTGCCCAACTTGCGATGGATGGGAGTTAAGAGATAAACCTCTAATTATCATTTCAGAGGATGAAGAACAAACCCTTTTTAAAGGAAAGCTTTTATATAACTGGTCAAAAGATTTAGTAATAGCCACAAATGGTCATGAAGTTTCTGCTCCGACATTGAATGAACTACAAAGAAAAGATATAACTGTTATTACTGAGCCTATTCAAAGCTTATATGGTGAGGATGGGTATTTAAACAAAGTAGTGTTTAGTTCTGGAGTTGAAATCAAAAGAGTTGGAGGCTTTATCGTACCTAATTTTGTGCGACCAAATCAATTTGCAGAGCAGCTTGGTTGTCAATTTAATGAAAATGGTAGCATTGTGACAGATGAGGCAGGGCGAACGTCACAGGAAAATATTTATGCAGCGGGGGAGACAGCTAAATTAGGTCAGTCTTCATTAATAGTTGCTGCTGCTGAAGGTTATAAAACTGCAATGGCAGTTGTTTTCGATAGTACAATTTAA
- a CDS encoding thioredoxin codes for MSIAHVTTKQELGEHLKTKKIVIINFWAEWCSPCKMFGMVLNQLNEEYSDKVKILRVNVDKNPELAAEYQVLGIPHSRLIIHNKLHEPIVGYIPLENLKQIIGV; via the coding sequence ATGTCAATTGCTCATGTAACAACAAAGCAAGAATTAGGAGAACACCTAAAAACTAAAAAAATTGTAATTATAAATTTTTGGGCGGAATGGTGTAGCCCATGTAAAATGTTCGGGATGGTTCTTAATCAACTTAATGAAGAGTACAGTGATAAGGTGAAAATTTTAAGGGTGAATGTTGACAAAAACCCAGAGCTTGCAGCGGAATACCAGGTGCTTGGGATCCCTCATTCACGTTTGATTATTCATAATAAATTACATGAACCAATTGTTGGATATATTCCTTTAGAAAACCTAAAGCAAATTATTGGAGTTTGA
- a CDS encoding NAD(P)/FAD-dependent oxidoreductase, which produces MGIFECAIIGGGPAGLNAALLLGRANRSVALFDTKNEHLAFELQESISRNGNAAIEFMQAAKEKLNQYPTIQSIVSQNVRAIKQSDNKLFKIYTEDGQSFFAEKLLLTDGTEIQTDIPNIKQYYNKSIFTSPYGYGWELKDKKLIYINETGDVARTAKIIFNLSNDLVVATNGHEIKENEKRELENKGIDVIVDKIKKIKGHNGILCSVAFQNGLEIEREAGFITPSTYTTNTIGQGFSCDLDEHGLIVVDHFGRTSEKNVYAAGDAAQPAPTEIVLSEATGIQVAITINADISIEKF; this is translated from the coding sequence ATGGGAATTTTTGAATGTGCAATTATTGGTGGAGGACCAGCAGGATTAAATGCAGCATTATTGTTAGGTAGAGCGAATCGCTCAGTCGCATTGTTCGATACAAAGAATGAACACCTTGCATTCGAGCTTCAAGAGAGTATTTCAAGAAATGGAAATGCGGCCATTGAATTCATGCAAGCAGCAAAAGAAAAATTAAATCAATATCCAACTATTCAATCAATCGTCAGTCAAAATGTTAGGGCTATTAAACAATCTGACAATAAGCTTTTTAAAATTTATACAGAAGATGGCCAGAGCTTTTTTGCTGAGAAACTCCTTTTGACAGATGGTACTGAAATACAGACAGATATCCCTAATATTAAGCAATATTATAATAAGAGTATTTTCACTTCACCATATGGCTATGGATGGGAATTAAAGGATAAAAAATTGATTTATATAAATGAAACTGGTGATGTTGCACGAACAGCTAAAATAATTTTTAACTTATCAAATGATTTAGTCGTGGCAACAAACGGTCATGAAATAAAGGAAAATGAAAAGAGAGAACTGGAAAATAAAGGGATAGATGTGATTGTCGATAAGATTAAAAAAATAAAAGGGCATAATGGGATATTATGTAGTGTCGCCTTTCAAAATGGGTTAGAAATTGAGCGAGAAGCAGGCTTTATTACCCCATCTACTTATACAACAAATACCATTGGTCAAGGATTTTCTTGTGATTTAGATGAACATGGGTTAATCGTTGTTGATCATTTCGGAAGAACATCAGAAAAAAATGTATATGCAGCCGGTGATGCTGCTCAGCCTGCTCCAACAGAAATTGTTCTTTCAGAAGCAACGGGAATTCAAGTAGCAATAACAATTAATGCAGATATTTCAATTGAAAAATTTTAA
- a CDS encoding sporulation protein YjcZ, translating to MGYYGNVGGINNNCYYDGNSGYNGSTFVLIVVLFILLIIVGASFMY from the coding sequence ATGGGATACTATGGTAATGTAGGAGGCATAAATAACAACTGCTATTATGACGGCAACAGCGGTTATAACGGCTCAACATTCGTCCTAATTGTTGTTTTATTTATTCTTCTAATTATTGTCGGCGCATCTTTCATGTATTAA
- a CDS encoding cation transporter yields the protein MEYDCYHKFILIRRYFNVNSSKIAFLSVISNSAIVILKIIVGLFTGSVAILSEAIHSFLDLLASLIAFFSVRISNKPADKEHPYGHGKVENISGTIETLLIFVAGIWIIYECIHKIIAPTPIKLPILGILVMVLGAIINIFVSRIVYRTAKNTNSVAMKSNALHLLTDVYTSLGVALSLLIVHLTGWYILDPIIGIVLACFIMIEAIKMMKEAFPPLLDARLSNEEEREIIQIIETFKDEYIEYHDFRTRRSGAEEYIDFHLVVESQNSIEKVHNLCDRIEERIKNIFQNANILIHLEPENERIN from the coding sequence ATGGAGTATGACTGTTATCATAAATTCATACTCATTAGGAGGTATTTCAATGTGAATTCTTCAAAAATCGCCTTTTTATCAGTTATTAGTAATTCTGCTATTGTTATTTTAAAAATTATTGTTGGTTTGTTCACAGGATCAGTGGCAATTTTATCAGAGGCAATCCATTCATTTCTAGATTTGCTTGCTTCTTTAATTGCCTTTTTCTCTGTCAGAATCTCCAATAAACCAGCAGATAAAGAGCACCCATACGGTCATGGTAAGGTTGAAAATATTTCTGGAACGATTGAAACTCTTTTAATTTTTGTTGCAGGAATTTGGATTATTTATGAATGCATTCATAAAATTATTGCACCTACCCCAATAAAACTTCCAATATTAGGTATACTCGTCATGGTATTAGGCGCCATAATTAATATTTTTGTATCAAGAATTGTGTATAGAACTGCTAAAAACACTAATTCTGTCGCAATGAAATCAAATGCACTTCATTTACTGACAGATGTCTATACTTCATTAGGAGTTGCCTTGAGCTTATTAATTGTCCATTTAACTGGGTGGTATATTTTAGATCCTATTATTGGTATAGTTTTAGCATGTTTTATTATGATAGAGGCTATTAAAATGATGAAAGAAGCATTCCCTCCGTTATTGGATGCTAGATTGTCAAATGAAGAGGAAAGAGAAATTATACAAATTATTGAAACATTTAAAGATGAATATATTGAGTATCATGATTTCAGAACAAGACGATCAGGTGCTGAAGAATATATCGATTTTCATTTAGTAGTAGAATCGCAAAATAGCATAGAAAAAGTTCATAATCTATGCGATCGTATAGAAGAAAGGATTAAAAATATCTTTCAGAATGCCAATATTCTTATTCATTTAGAGCCTGAAAATGAAAGAATAAACTAA
- a CDS encoding thiamine biosynthesis protein ApbE: MDTLALQIMNTEFYIAMPKGVHFTWKEKAESWLQYVAKEWSRFQPNNELSKLNGLKIGDTLRINSFLYDCLVQADQYYQLSNGLFSPYLKLQIEQHGYNQSFPFKTAKSDTYQNKSLIAGKAFRFLGDQQVMKVADQEIDLGGFAKGYAIEKLANWLEEEIAADFGLIDGGGDMKMWSSGEKTWTIGVADAWDINQEVSSIKMKTGAIATSNRVYRSWMQGTTKKHHLLNGQTGEVVKTNVLQASVVTTSLCDAEVGAKLCFLMEEVELQQWFEKNCLKSACFIVKEGQTATWRMTGVN; this comes from the coding sequence GTGGATACACTAGCTTTGCAAATAATGAATACAGAATTTTATATTGCTATGCCAAAAGGTGTACACTTCACGTGGAAGGAAAAAGCAGAGAGTTGGCTGCAATACGTAGCAAAAGAATGGTCAAGGTTTCAACCAAACAATGAATTATCAAAACTAAATGGATTGAAAATCGGAGATACGCTCCGCATAAATTCATTTTTATATGATTGTCTCGTACAAGCAGATCAATATTATCAGCTTTCTAATGGTCTATTTTCTCCATATCTTAAACTGCAAATAGAACAGCATGGCTACAATCAGTCCTTCCCGTTTAAAACTGCCAAAAGCGACACCTATCAAAACAAATCTTTGATTGCGGGGAAAGCATTTCGATTTCTAGGTGATCAGCAAGTTATGAAGGTAGCAGATCAAGAAATTGATTTGGGTGGATTTGCTAAAGGATATGCTATAGAAAAATTGGCTAATTGGCTGGAGGAAGAGATAGCTGCTGATTTTGGTCTAATTGATGGAGGTGGGGATATGAAAATGTGGTCTTCTGGAGAAAAGACTTGGACAATCGGTGTTGCAGATGCCTGGGATATCAATCAGGAAGTTAGTTCTATAAAAATGAAAACAGGCGCTATTGCTACATCAAATCGTGTTTATCGAAGCTGGATGCAAGGAACAACAAAGAAACATCATTTATTAAATGGACAGACTGGTGAAGTTGTAAAAACAAATGTCTTGCAAGCTTCTGTTGTAACAACCTCGTTATGTGATGCGGAGGTTGGTGCAAAACTTTGCTTTCTAATGGAAGAAGTTGAGTTGCAGCAATGGTTTGAGAAAAATTGTCTGAAAAGTGCATGCTTTATTGTGAAAGAGGGGCAAACAGCTACTTGGAGGATGACAGGAGTGAACTAA